The following coding sequences are from one Lipingzhangella halophila window:
- a CDS encoding cytidine deaminase has product MTRAPEVDWTRLREAALAAARTAYAPYSQLRVGAAGIAGDGRTVTGCNVENASYGLTLCAECGVVCALHASGGGALVALSCVDSEGARLLPCGRCRQVLYEHGGAGLLIDTPRGTLPLAELLPQAFGPDDLPR; this is encoded by the coding sequence ATGACGCGAGCGCCTGAGGTGGACTGGACGCGGTTGCGCGAGGCAGCGCTGGCCGCCGCCCGCACCGCTTATGCCCCGTACTCCCAACTGCGGGTCGGGGCGGCCGGGATCGCCGGTGACGGCCGCACGGTGACCGGATGCAACGTGGAGAACGCCTCATACGGGCTCACCCTGTGCGCCGAATGCGGCGTGGTCTGTGCCCTGCACGCGTCGGGTGGCGGCGCGCTCGTGGCCCTGAGCTGCGTCGATAGCGAAGGGGCGCGGCTTCTGCCGTGCGGCAGGTGCCGCCAGGTGCTCTACGAGCACGGCGGCGCCGGGTTGCTCATCGACACCCCGCGGGGCACGCTTCCCCTGGCCGAGCTGCTGCCCCAGGCATTCGGCCCGGACGACCTGCCACGCTGA
- a CDS encoding alpha/beta fold hydrolase — translation MHAILRGDVSLHYVDDDPGAVPARPPVLLLHGFGSSFELNWERTGWASRLAAEGLRTIGPDLRGHGRSGRPRQDDAYLPGVFVADLVLLLDEFGVERVDVVGYSMGSRLAWEFALIRPERVRRVVMGGFGPRDPFSGTDLSDPGTDDSPFGALFRAVAGLPGNDAAALAACARGQAARPFTPEPAPRRTPLLFVAGENDEMADGVERLARGSDAGVLRVARRDHRTAVPASVFKDAVLEFLTSDEPAACGAATSGRG, via the coding sequence ATGCACGCCATACTGCGCGGCGATGTCAGTCTCCATTACGTCGACGACGACCCCGGAGCCGTCCCCGCCCGGCCACCGGTCCTACTGCTGCACGGTTTCGGCTCCAGCTTCGAACTGAACTGGGAGCGCACCGGATGGGCCAGCCGGCTGGCCGCTGAGGGGCTCCGTACGATCGGCCCGGACCTGCGCGGGCACGGCAGGAGCGGACGGCCCCGCCAGGACGACGCCTACCTTCCCGGGGTCTTCGTGGCCGACCTGGTGCTGCTGCTCGACGAGTTCGGTGTCGAACGCGTCGACGTCGTCGGCTACTCGATGGGGTCCCGGCTGGCCTGGGAGTTCGCGCTGATCCGGCCGGAGCGCGTACGGCGCGTCGTCATGGGCGGTTTCGGGCCGCGCGACCCGTTCAGCGGCACCGACCTGTCCGATCCGGGCACCGACGACAGCCCGTTCGGTGCCCTCTTCCGCGCGGTCGCGGGACTCCCCGGCAACGACGCCGCGGCGCTGGCGGCGTGCGCGCGGGGCCAGGCCGCCCGCCCGTTCACCCCGGAACCCGCGCCGCGCCGCACACCGCTGCTGTTCGTCGCCGGAGAGAACGACGAGATGGCCGACGGAGTGGAGCGGCTCGCGCGCGGCTCCGACGCCGGGGTGCTGCGCGTGGCGCGCCGGGACCACCGGACGGCCGTTCCGGCAAGCGTGTTCAAGGACGCGGTTCTGGAGTTCCTCACCAGCGATGAGCCGGCGGCCTGCGGGGCGGCCACGAGCGGGCGCGGGTGA
- a CDS encoding biotin/lipoyl-containing protein, with product MAEQTFTLPDLGEGLTEATILEWRVGPGAGVARNQPLVEVETTKSAVEIPSPHAGVIAELHAEEGEVVRVGAALVTFDLEQDSGIVGTVPDEEERSERRVRLRPPAD from the coding sequence ATGGCCGAACAGACGTTCACGCTGCCCGACCTCGGAGAGGGGTTGACCGAGGCGACCATCCTGGAGTGGCGGGTCGGGCCCGGGGCCGGCGTCGCGCGCAACCAGCCACTGGTCGAGGTCGAGACCACCAAGTCGGCGGTGGAGATCCCGTCACCGCACGCCGGCGTCATAGCCGAGCTGCACGCCGAGGAGGGCGAGGTTGTCCGGGTCGGCGCGGCCCTGGTGACCTTCGACCTCGAACAGGACTCCGGGATCGTGGGAACGGTCCCGGACGAGGAAGAGCGCTCGGAGCGGCGCGTCCGGTTGCGGCCACCCGCGGACTGA